The following are encoded in a window of Solidesulfovibrio magneticus RS-1 genomic DNA:
- a CDS encoding molybdate ABC transporter permease subunit — MIPATLAATAADPDVLFSIRLTLRVMAVAVPLFFLLGVPLGYVLGRGRGRLVAALDVTVSLPLVLPPMAVGFFLLLLLGRNGLFGGPLGKIAGIEIIFGFPGLVVAAVVSGLPLMVRPVQAAVRGDLTRLMELSAVLGKSSAETFVWVVLPHCRRSVAAGMFLAVGRALGEVGVSLLLGGDIIGRTNTVSLEIYNAVFSGQYDRAGYLAGLLCLVSLALTWLLKRTGRG; from the coding sequence ATGATCCCGGCGACGCTTGCGGCCACGGCCGCCGACCCGGACGTGCTGTTCTCCATCCGGCTCACGCTGCGGGTCATGGCCGTGGCCGTGCCGCTGTTTTTCCTGCTTGGCGTGCCGCTGGGCTATGTACTTGGCCGGGGCCGGGGGCGCTTGGTGGCCGCCCTGGACGTGACCGTGTCGCTGCCCTTGGTGTTGCCGCCCATGGCCGTGGGCTTTTTTCTCCTGCTGCTCCTTGGCCGAAACGGTCTTTTCGGCGGGCCGTTGGGCAAAATCGCCGGTATTGAGATCATCTTCGGCTTTCCGGGATTGGTGGTGGCGGCGGTGGTGTCGGGGCTGCCGCTTATGGTGCGGCCGGTGCAGGCGGCGGTGCGGGGCGACCTCACGCGGCTCATGGAACTCTCGGCTGTGCTGGGTAAGTCTTCGGCCGAGACCTTCGTGTGGGTGGTCCTGCCCCATTGCCGCCGCAGCGTGGCCGCCGGTATGTTCCTGGCCGTGGGGAGAGCCCTGGGCGAGGTCGGGGTGAGTTTGCTCCTTGGCGGCGACATCATCGGCCGCACCAACACGGTGTCGCTGGAAATCTACAACGCCGTCTTTTCAGGCCAGTACGACCGGGCCGGTTATCTGGCCGGACTGCTCTGTCTGGTCTCCCTGGCCCTGACCTGGCTGCTCAAGCGGACCGGCCGGGGCTAA
- a CDS encoding FeoA family protein: protein MAPYGALSTFPAGSRVRVETLCDCPRARGRLCAMGITPGTVVEITSCCGGPVCLRARGACMTLGHGLAEKVYGRLDAVATV, encoded by the coding sequence ATGGCCCCGTATGGAGCGCTTTCCACTTTTCCGGCCGGTAGCCGCGTGCGCGTCGAGACGTTGTGCGACTGTCCCCGGGCGCGCGGAAGGCTGTGCGCCATGGGCATCACGCCCGGCACGGTGGTGGAAATCACTTCCTGCTGCGGCGGGCCGGTCTGTCTGCGGGCCAGGGGCGCGTGCATGACGTTGGGGCACGGCTTGGCCGAAAAGGTGTACGGCCGGCTGGACGCCGTGGCCACGGTCTGA
- a CDS encoding FeoA family protein, translating into MEQETIIGMRQLQVGQKARIVSVGASGEMGRRIRDMGLVPGTEVAIIGRAPLRDPVALRLKAFTLTLRNSEADHITVSPL; encoded by the coding sequence ATGGAGCAGGAAACGATCATCGGCATGCGCCAGTTGCAGGTCGGCCAGAAGGCCCGCATCGTCAGCGTGGGCGCTTCGGGAGAGATGGGACGCCGCATCCGCGACATGGGGCTGGTGCCCGGCACGGAAGTCGCCATCATCGGCCGCGCGCCGTTGCGCGACCCGGTGGCCCTTCGCCTCAAGGCCTTCACCCTGACCCTGCGCAACAGCGAGGCTGACCACATTACCGTGTCGCCGCTGTAG
- a CDS encoding C-GCAxxG-C-C family protein, whose translation MADQDIAGKAGEHFAAGCNCAQAVLRCFADQYGLDADTAVRLATGFGVGMGRGGACGAVSGAVMVLGLAGGGGGPDGAAAKAATYARAREFYDRFLERHGSLICRDLMELDPSTPDGLEQARREGRFTARCSRYVGDAAAIVSAMIESLPPRV comes from the coding sequence ATGGCGGACCAAGATATTGCCGGAAAGGCCGGGGAGCATTTTGCCGCCGGCTGCAACTGCGCCCAGGCGGTGTTACGCTGCTTTGCCGACCAGTATGGCCTCGACGCCGACACGGCCGTGCGTCTGGCCACGGGGTTTGGCGTGGGCATGGGGCGCGGCGGGGCCTGCGGCGCGGTTTCCGGCGCGGTGATGGTGCTGGGGTTGGCCGGGGGCGGCGGCGGGCCGGACGGCGCGGCGGCCAAGGCCGCCACCTATGCCCGGGCTCGGGAATTTTACGACCGCTTTCTGGAACGCCATGGGTCGCTTATCTGCCGCGACCTCATGGAGCTTGATCCTTCGACCCCCGACGGCCTGGAGCAGGCCCGGCGCGAAGGGCGTTTTACCGCCCGGTGCAGCCGCTATGTGGGCGACGCCGCCGCCATTGTCTCGGCCATGATCGAGAGCCTGCCGCCGCGCGTCTGA
- a CDS encoding HAMP domain-containing methyl-accepting chemotaxis protein codes for MRNLKLGVKLVGGFLVTAAITLIVGLVGLSGLSNVTSHLQTVTDVSLPTVRDLQLIKIAGETVRVAQRSLLIPGLDQKDRDRQYENIARVRDTYRKSWDEYDKLPKSPEAERLWREFGPAWQEWVKINNETFELAKQWDKTDIDDPAVLRQKIYLFRGDHYKLLDDAYGLALSGKPLAGGDNPEQCNFGQWMASTGRNINNPVFKKAIQDLRQVHEKLHRGVARLKEMAAKNAPKEEMLTLVRTDIHEPVEQTVAQFNLMADEVGRVEEIYARMRQDAMVTVRDKQIRCFELLDRLMTLSVADAEKSQAEGEAAAAKARMIAIVGIGFGVVMALLLGIVISRMITRPILLGVRAAEGLAAGDLNQRIEIDQKDEIGDLAKALRHMIEKLREVVGQVQSGAENVASGSEELSATTQSLSQGATEQAASVEEISSSMEEMAANIRQNADNAKQTEQMALKTASDAQNGGEAVAKTVGAMKQIAEKIGIIEEIARQTNLLALNAAIEAARAGEHGKGFAVVAAEVRKLAERSGNAAGEISELSSSSVQIAEKAGELLARIVPDIQRTTELIQEITASSVEQNSGAEQVNRAIQQLDQVVQQNASASEEMASTAQELSSQALQLQDTVAYFRLDTMTRRPSAPKALASGRKSSRPVIRPARPAATKANLGNDADDSDFERF; via the coding sequence ATGCGCAACTTGAAGCTCGGGGTCAAACTGGTCGGCGGTTTTCTCGTCACGGCGGCCATCACCCTTATTGTCGGTCTGGTCGGCTTGTCGGGTCTGTCCAATGTGACCAGCCACCTGCAAACCGTCACCGACGTCAGCCTGCCCACCGTGCGCGATCTGCAGCTGATCAAGATCGCCGGCGAGACCGTCCGGGTGGCGCAGCGCAGCCTGCTCATTCCCGGACTCGACCAGAAAGACCGGGATCGGCAGTATGAAAATATCGCCCGGGTGCGCGACACCTACCGCAAGTCCTGGGATGAATATGATAAACTACCCAAATCCCCCGAAGCCGAACGCCTGTGGCGGGAATTCGGCCCGGCCTGGCAGGAATGGGTCAAAATCAACAACGAAACCTTCGAGCTGGCCAAACAGTGGGACAAGACCGATATAGACGACCCTGCGGTCCTGCGCCAGAAGATCTATTTATTTCGCGGCGACCACTACAAACTGCTCGACGACGCCTACGGCCTAGCCTTGTCCGGCAAGCCCCTGGCCGGCGGCGACAACCCCGAGCAGTGCAATTTCGGGCAATGGATGGCCTCGACCGGGCGCAACATCAATAACCCGGTCTTCAAAAAGGCTATCCAGGATTTGCGCCAAGTGCACGAAAAACTGCATCGCGGCGTGGCCCGCCTCAAGGAAATGGCCGCCAAAAACGCTCCCAAAGAAGAGATGCTGACCCTTGTCCGCACGGATATCCACGAACCCGTGGAACAGACCGTGGCCCAGTTCAATCTCATGGCCGACGAAGTGGGGCGTGTCGAGGAAATCTATGCCCGGATGCGCCAGGACGCCATGGTCACGGTGCGCGACAAGCAGATCCGCTGCTTCGAGCTCCTTGACCGGCTCATGACCCTATCCGTGGCCGACGCCGAAAAGAGCCAGGCCGAAGGCGAAGCCGCCGCCGCCAAGGCCAGGATGATCGCCATCGTCGGCATCGGCTTTGGCGTGGTGATGGCGCTGCTCCTGGGCATCGTCATCTCTCGCATGATCACGCGTCCCATTCTCCTGGGCGTGCGCGCCGCCGAAGGCCTGGCTGCCGGCGACCTCAACCAGCGCATCGAGATCGACCAGAAAGACGAGATCGGCGATCTGGCCAAGGCCCTGCGCCACATGATCGAAAAGCTGCGCGAAGTGGTCGGCCAGGTGCAGTCCGGGGCGGAAAACGTGGCCTCGGGTTCCGAAGAGCTTTCGGCCACCACCCAGAGCCTGTCCCAGGGCGCCACCGAACAGGCGGCCAGCGTCGAAGAAATCTCTTCGTCCATGGAAGAAATGGCCGCCAATATCCGCCAGAACGCCGACAACGCCAAGCAGACCGAACAGATGGCGCTCAAGACCGCCTCCGACGCCCAAAACGGCGGCGAAGCCGTGGCCAAGACCGTGGGCGCCATGAAGCAGATCGCCGAAAAAATCGGCATCATCGAGGAAATCGCCCGCCAGACCAACCTGCTGGCCCTTAATGCCGCCATCGAGGCGGCCCGGGCCGGCGAGCACGGCAAGGGCTTCGCCGTGGTCGCGGCCGAAGTGCGCAAGCTGGCCGAACGCAGCGGCAACGCGGCCGGGGAAATCAGCGAACTGTCCTCGTCCAGCGTGCAGATCGCCGAAAAGGCCGGCGAACTGCTGGCCCGCATCGTGCCGGACATCCAGCGCACCACCGAACTCATCCAGGAAATCACGGCCTCAAGCGTGGAGCAAAATTCCGGAGCCGAGCAGGTCAACCGGGCCATCCAGCAGCTCGATCAGGTCGTGCAGCAAAACGCTTCGGCCTCCGAGGAAATGGCTTCCACCGCCCAGGAACTGTCGAGCCAGGCCCTGCAGCTCCAGGACACCGTGGCTTACTTCCGCCTTGACACCATGACCCGCCGACCCAGCGCCCCCAAGGCCCTGGCCTCCGGCCGCAAGTCGTCCCGTCCGGTCATTCGGCCTGCCCGCCCTGCTGCCACCAAGGCGAATCTGGGCAATGACGCCGACGACAGCGACTTCGAACGCTTCTAG
- a CDS encoding ABC transporter ATP-binding protein: MLVAKDIVKTFAGETGNAPALRGVSLSVTAGEFVAVVGRSGSGKSTLLNILSSLLTPDSGQVLYEGRDLAALSARERDKLRATDFSMVFQMHHLLPYLTAFENVLTPFLSGWRPVDAARKAFALECLERVGLADKAERLPGNLSGGEQQRVAIARALVTRPRALFADEPTGSLDGGTGRQIMDILSDLNKEGLTVVLVTHEPLYARMAGRLVEIADGRLAADNGTPAPEPSRTV, from the coding sequence ATGCTAGTCGCCAAGGACATCGTCAAGACTTTCGCCGGCGAGACCGGCAACGCCCCGGCCCTGCGCGGCGTGTCGCTTTCCGTCACGGCCGGCGAATTCGTGGCTGTGGTCGGCCGGTCAGGCTCGGGCAAATCCACCCTGCTCAACATCCTCTCCAGCCTGCTCACCCCGGACAGCGGTCAGGTGCTCTACGAAGGCCGCGACCTGGCCGCCCTGTCCGCCCGGGAGCGCGACAAACTGCGGGCCACGGACTTCTCCATGGTCTTCCAGATGCACCACCTGCTCCCCTACCTCACCGCCTTCGAAAACGTGCTAACCCCCTTTCTCTCGGGTTGGCGGCCGGTGGACGCCGCGCGCAAAGCCTTTGCCCTGGAATGCCTGGAGCGGGTCGGCCTTGCCGACAAGGCTGAGCGCCTGCCGGGCAACCTCTCCGGCGGCGAACAACAGCGGGTGGCCATCGCCCGGGCCCTGGTCACCCGGCCCCGGGCCCTTTTCGCCGACGAACCCACCGGCAGCTTGGACGGCGGCACCGGCCGTCAGATCATGGACATCCTGTCGGACCTCAACAAGGAAGGCCTCACCGTGGTGCTGGTCACCCACGAACCGCTCTACGCCCGCATGGCCGGTCGTCTGGTGGAAATCGCCGACGGCAGGCTGGCGGCCGACAATGGAACGCCCGCCCCCGAGCCAAGCCGAACCGTTTGA
- a CDS encoding ABC transporter permease → MNILTIPLRNLRRKLARSLLTAVVFAVGVASVTALVELSKAVGESLESKLAAYGANILVSPKTETLSVGYGGMALGDVSVDIKYFKEDETLAAISGIHHKDRLSAVAPKFVLLARVADTPVGVIGVDFEQERQIKSHWFTEAGTLSLDSFGLLAGSEAAARLNLAPGSVVTLEGRDFTVAGVLGPTGSEDDKLLFADLHALQAAAGKVNRIHFVEVAALCAGCPIEEITAQIGANLPGAEVKAMQQVVKSRMMTVDFVKHLAFAVSGVILLTACVMIGLSIFSSVNERKNEIGLLRALGFSKGSVFLLMHLEALLLGATAAVIGQAAGFAASGRLMALLDLGEQAAPTFDPLQFALVFVGVAALTSLASLPPALAASRIEPSQALVML, encoded by the coding sequence GTGAACATCCTGACCATTCCGCTGCGCAATTTACGCCGTAAACTGGCAAGAAGCCTGCTGACGGCCGTGGTCTTCGCCGTGGGCGTGGCCTCGGTGACGGCCCTGGTCGAATTGTCCAAGGCCGTGGGCGAGAGCCTGGAATCCAAGCTCGCCGCCTACGGGGCCAACATCCTGGTCAGCCCAAAAACCGAAACGCTGTCGGTGGGCTACGGCGGCATGGCCCTGGGCGACGTCTCGGTGGACATCAAGTATTTCAAGGAAGACGAGACCCTGGCCGCCATTTCCGGTATCCACCACAAGGACCGCTTAAGCGCCGTGGCCCCAAAGTTCGTGCTGCTGGCCCGGGTGGCCGACACGCCGGTCGGCGTCATCGGCGTGGATTTCGAGCAGGAACGCCAGATCAAAAGCCACTGGTTCACCGAAGCCGGCACGCTCTCCCTGGATTCCTTCGGCCTGCTGGCCGGCAGCGAGGCGGCGGCCCGCCTGAACCTCGCCCCGGGGTCCGTCGTGACCCTGGAAGGGCGCGACTTCACCGTGGCCGGCGTCCTTGGCCCCACCGGCTCCGAGGACGACAAGCTCCTTTTCGCCGATCTCCACGCCTTGCAGGCCGCCGCCGGCAAGGTCAACCGCATCCACTTCGTCGAAGTGGCGGCCCTGTGCGCCGGCTGCCCCATCGAGGAGATCACGGCCCAAATCGGCGCAAATCTGCCCGGAGCCGAGGTCAAGGCCATGCAACAGGTGGTCAAAAGCCGGATGATGACCGTGGATTTCGTCAAACATCTGGCCTTTGCCGTGTCCGGCGTCATCCTGCTCACGGCCTGCGTCATGATCGGCCTGTCGATCTTCTCCTCGGTCAACGAGCGCAAAAACGAGATCGGCCTGCTGCGGGCCCTGGGATTCTCCAAGGGTTCGGTGTTCCTGCTCATGCATCTGGAGGCGCTGCTCCTCGGGGCCACGGCGGCGGTCATCGGCCAGGCGGCAGGCTTTGCCGCCAGCGGCCGGCTCATGGCGCTACTTGACCTGGGCGAACAGGCCGCGCCCACATTCGATCCCCTGCAGTTCGCCCTGGTGTTCGTGGGCGTGGCCGCCCTGACCAGCCTGGCCTCGCTGCCCCCGGCCCTGGCCGCCTCCCGCATCGAGCCGTCCCAGGCGCTGGTGATGTTGTAG
- a CDS encoding DUF2318 domain-containing protein gives MPFSAPKRLLPVALACLAVLFVAAGPGHALLGFSSGPTSLKPADGVVSFPVADLTDGKAHFYAVDAAGKEVRFFAVKTKDGRVRTALDACDVCYPEKKGYRQEGDFMLCINCGRRFHMNMVGDQRGGCNPSPLASEVAGESVRIKMADLAAGAAYF, from the coding sequence ATGCCCTTCTCCGCCCCCAAACGCCTGCTGCCCGTAGCTCTGGCCTGTCTGGCCGTTCTGTTTGTCGCCGCCGGCCCCGGCCATGCCCTGCTTGGCTTTTCGTCCGGCCCGACCAGCCTCAAGCCGGCCGATGGCGTCGTTTCCTTTCCAGTGGCCGATCTAACCGACGGCAAGGCCCACTTTTACGCTGTGGACGCCGCCGGCAAGGAAGTGCGCTTTTTCGCCGTCAAAACCAAGGACGGCCGGGTGCGCACCGCCCTGGACGCCTGCGACGTGTGTTATCCCGAGAAAAAAGGCTACCGTCAGGAAGGCGACTTCATGCTCTGCATCAACTGCGGCCGGCGCTTCCACATGAACATGGTGGGCGACCAGCGCGGCGGCTGCAACCCTTCGCCCCTGGCCTCGGAGGTCGCAGGCGAATCCGTGCGCATCAAAATGGCCGATCTCGCCGCCGGAGCGGCTTACTTCTAG